A window of the Terriglobia bacterium genome harbors these coding sequences:
- a CDS encoding VWA domain-containing protein, producing the protein MEAIPRTPRSPQHWIFLFALTLAAGTLMAQQAPTISVNVKVVNVLATVRDQHGNIVNTLTQDDFILDEDGQPQVIRYFTRETDLALSLGLLVDTSRSQSHVLGQEKKASAAFANDVLREGTDSAFLIHFDHEVELLQDLTSSRQKVVSALQLLQEPSYDDRQRGGGYPGGGSGRGSHGGGPGGGTLLYDSIFLASDELMRKQPGRKAIIVLTDGVDHGSKMSLDRAIESAQRADTMVYSVYFEGQEGGDRHSGVSGPWGGGRRRGGGWPGGGGGYPGGGSPQPRPTDRSSADGKKVLERLSRETGGRMFVVSKKEPIDQIYRQIQDELRNQYNLGYTPDRAADSSSEYRHILVTTRRTDLTVQAREGYYASRQIDAKRGQ; encoded by the coding sequence ATGGAAGCCATTCCCCGGACACCGCGGTCTCCGCAACACTGGATTTTTCTGTTCGCCTTGACGCTTGCCGCCGGGACGCTGATGGCGCAGCAGGCGCCCACGATCTCCGTGAACGTAAAAGTGGTGAACGTGCTGGCGACGGTGCGCGACCAGCACGGCAACATCGTCAATACGCTCACCCAGGACGACTTCATCCTCGATGAAGACGGACAACCGCAGGTGATCCGATATTTCACGCGTGAAACCGACCTGGCCCTTTCGCTGGGGTTGCTGGTCGATACCAGCCGGAGCCAGTCGCACGTCCTCGGTCAGGAAAAGAAAGCCAGCGCTGCGTTTGCCAACGACGTGTTGCGAGAGGGGACGGATTCGGCATTCCTCATCCACTTCGATCACGAAGTGGAGTTGCTCCAGGACCTGACGTCTTCGCGCCAGAAAGTGGTTTCCGCGCTGCAACTGCTTCAGGAGCCGAGCTACGACGACCGGCAGCGAGGTGGCGGGTATCCGGGGGGCGGCTCGGGACGCGGTTCGCATGGCGGCGGACCCGGCGGCGGCACCCTGCTCTACGATTCGATCTTCCTTGCCTCCGATGAACTCATGCGAAAGCAGCCAGGGCGCAAAGCCATCATCGTGCTCACCGACGGTGTGGACCACGGCAGCAAGATGTCTCTCGACCGTGCCATCGAAAGCGCGCAGCGTGCCGACACCATGGTTTACTCCGTCTACTTCGAAGGCCAGGAGGGCGGCGACCGCCACTCTGGCGTGAGCGGACCTTGGGGCGGTGGCCGCCGCCGCGGCGGAGGCTGGCCAGGCGGCGGGGGAGGCTATCCCGGCGGTGGCAGCCCTCAGCCGCGACCTACAGACAGATCATCAGCCGACGGCAAGAAAGTACTGGAACGCCTGTCGCGCGAGACGGGCGGGCGCATGTTCGTGGTATCCAAGAAAGAGCCGATCGATCAGATCTACCGGCAGATCCAGGACGAGCTGCGCAACCAGTACAATCTCGGCTACACGCCGGATCGAGCTGCCGACAGCAGCTCCGAGTACCGCCACATCCTCGTGACTACCAGGAGGACGGACCTCACGGTGCAAGCGCGCGAGGGCTACTACGCATCGCGCCAGATCGATGCCAAGCGGGGACAATGA
- a CDS encoding YceI family protein encodes MIRRLLLTLVAALAFAASASAQVETWKIDPNHTASQFAVRHLAISTVRGQFTKTTGTVTYDPKDPAKTMIDVTIDAASVDTRVEPRDQDLRSANFLDVEKYPTLTFKSKRTEAAGPGKLKITGDLTIHGVTKEVVLDVDGPTEPIKDPRGNRHMGALATTRINRKDFGVSGAPAAVGDEITITIDAELIKPVPQPQ; translated from the coding sequence ATGATCCGCCGTCTATTGCTGACTCTGGTCGCGGCGCTCGCGTTTGCCGCTTCCGCTTCCGCCCAGGTGGAAACCTGGAAGATCGACCCCAACCATACGGCCTCGCAGTTCGCCGTCCGCCACCTGGCGATCTCGACCGTCCGCGGGCAGTTCACCAAGACCACTGGCACGGTGACCTACGACCCGAAGGACCCGGCCAAGACCATGATCGACGTGACCATCGACGCCGCCTCGGTGGACACCCGCGTCGAGCCCCGCGACCAGGACCTGCGCAGCGCCAACTTCTTAGACGTGGAGAAATATCCCACCCTGACCTTCAAGTCCAAGCGCACCGAGGCCGCCGGCCCGGGCAAACTGAAGATCACCGGCGACCTGACCATCCACGGCGTGACCAAAGAGGTCGTGCTGGACGTGGATGGCCCCACCGAGCCGATCAAAGACCCTCGCGGGAATCGGCACATGGGCGCTTTGGCCACCACAAGGATCAATCGCAAGGACTTCGGCGTGAGCGGCGCGCCGGCGGCGGTGGGCGACGAGATCACCATCACCATCGACGCCGAACTGATCAAGCCGGTGCCGCAGCCGCAGTAA
- a CDS encoding nucleotide sugar dehydrogenase, whose protein sequence is MHIGVYGSGYLGTVVSACLADFGTPVTCFDENMGRINGIAQGNIPFFEKNLQDVVRRNVRAGRLIYSTDIASFASKAQAIFMAEDSHFYIEEAALKLARLAGKNATLVIVTPVPVGTAARVEQKLKAAGVALTVVSHPIFVTDGCAVEDFNWPDRIVLGTSSPQAVALIKQIYRPLAMRGVPVIVTNHETAELVREASTAFVATKISFINELAGLCEHVSADAVDLALALGLDKKIAPRCLQPGAGFGGPFAEHDMESLAQLASGKGISLKILSAAREVNHSLSDRILGKLQIMMETVMGKEVGLLGLAFKPNTNSVAASSSILLARRLLAQGAHVRAYDPVALPDAKLELNGSVRYCDSPYHAAEGAEALVVGTGWPEFRALDFDKIKRLLKRPVLLDTKNLLDGQRMKAMGFHYVGVGRA, encoded by the coding sequence ATGCATATCGGTGTCTATGGCTCGGGATACCTGGGGACCGTCGTGTCCGCCTGTCTGGCCGATTTCGGGACCCCCGTCACCTGCTTCGACGAGAACATGGGCCGCATCAACGGCATCGCGCAGGGCAACATCCCCTTCTTCGAGAAGAACCTCCAGGACGTGGTGCGCCGCAACGTGCGTGCCGGGCGCTTGATCTACTCCACCGACATCGCTTCCTTCGCCTCCAAGGCGCAGGCCATCTTCATGGCGGAAGATTCCCATTTCTACATCGAGGAGGCGGCGTTGAAGCTGGCCCGCCTGGCGGGCAAGAACGCCACCCTGGTGATCGTCACCCCAGTGCCGGTGGGCACCGCGGCCCGCGTCGAGCAGAAACTCAAGGCCGCCGGCGTCGCCCTGACCGTGGTTTCGCATCCCATCTTCGTCACCGATGGCTGCGCCGTCGAGGACTTCAACTGGCCCGACCGCATCGTGCTGGGGACCTCTTCGCCGCAGGCCGTGGCCCTGATCAAGCAGATCTACCGCCCGCTGGCCATGCGCGGCGTCCCCGTCATCGTCACCAACCACGAGACCGCGGAGCTGGTGCGCGAGGCCTCCACCGCCTTCGTCGCCACCAAGATCTCCTTCATCAACGAGCTGGCCGGCCTGTGCGAGCACGTCAGCGCCGACGCCGTCGACCTGGCGCTCGCTCTCGGCCTGGACAAGAAGATCGCGCCCCGCTGCCTCCAGCCCGGCGCCGGATTCGGCGGCCCCTTTGCCGAGCACGACATGGAATCGCTCGCCCAGTTGGCCAGCGGCAAGGGCATCTCGCTGAAGATCCTCAGCGCCGCGCGCGAGGTGAACCACTCGCTCTCCGACCGCATCCTCGGCAAGCTGCAGATCATGATGGAGACGGTGATGGGCAAGGAAGTCGGCCTCCTCGGACTGGCCTTCAAGCCCAACACCAACTCGGTCGCGGCCTCCTCGTCCATCCTGCTGGCGCGCCGCCTGCTCGCCCAGGGCGCGCATGTCCGCGCCTACGACCCGGTGGCGCTGCCCGACGCCAAGCTCGAGCTGAACGGCAGCGTCCGCTATTGCGATTCGCCCTACCACGCCGCCGAAGGCGCCGAGGCCCTGGTGGTGGGCACCGGCTGGCCCGAGTTCCGCGCCCTCGACTTCGACAAGATCAAGCGCCTGCTCAAGCGCCCCGTCCTGCTGGACACCAAGAACCTGCTCGACGGCCAGCGCATGAAGGCCATGGGCTTCCACTACGTCGGCGTGGGAAGAGCGTAG
- a CDS encoding 2'-5' RNA ligase family protein — MPSQHAVVAYVRNDLGRFVEDLRREVHPEHVHLGSHFSILPPRELQGAEEDARRLLRDLCNKVEPFEVTVGEVASFLPTTPTVFLRISYGAYRMRELHDLLHQGALGGPEQWPYIPHLTLAKVDDPRRAEEIFDVAREHWARYRGPRRVLVDEITFVRNTDENGWRDITPVPLGAQLTKVR, encoded by the coding sequence ATGCCCTCGCAACACGCCGTCGTGGCGTATGTCCGCAATGACCTCGGCCGCTTTGTTGAGGACCTCCGCCGCGAGGTCCATCCCGAGCACGTCCATCTCGGATCGCATTTCAGCATCCTGCCCCCGCGGGAGCTCCAAGGGGCGGAAGAAGACGCCCGCCGCCTGCTCCGCGACCTCTGCAACAAGGTCGAGCCCTTCGAGGTCACCGTGGGCGAAGTCGCCAGTTTCCTGCCCACCACCCCCACCGTGTTCCTGCGCATCTCCTACGGCGCATACCGCATGCGGGAGCTGCACGACCTGCTCCACCAGGGCGCCCTGGGCGGCCCCGAGCAGTGGCCCTACATCCCCCACCTCACCCTGGCCAAGGTCGATGACCCCCGGCGCGCAGAAGAGATCTTCGACGTCGCCCGCGAGCACTGGGCACGCTACCGCGGCCCGCGCCGCGTCCTCGTGGACGAGATCACCTTTGTCCGCAATACCGACGAGAATGGCTGGCGCGACATCACCCCCGTCCCTCTCGGCGCCCAGCTCACCAAAGTCAGGTGA
- a CDS encoding energy transducer TonB has protein sequence MAQIEGKVEARITIAADGTVPMVETHSGDAILRKEVEGNIRRWRFAPPTESQELTQTIEFIFELEEPRREHACARVSFSLPARVRIVSNPPTIDTYKTPAKSR, from the coding sequence ATGGCGCAGATCGAAGGGAAGGTGGAGGCGCGAATAACCATTGCTGCCGACGGCACCGTGCCGATGGTTGAGACACACAGCGGGGATGCGATTCTGCGCAAGGAGGTAGAGGGAAACATTCGACGGTGGAGATTCGCCCCCCCCACGGAATCCCAAGAGTTGACGCAAACCATCGAGTTCATCTTTGAGCTGGAAGAACCTCGTCGCGAACATGCGTGCGCCCGTGTCAGCTTCAGCCTGCCCGCTCGCGTCAGGATTGTTTCTAATCCGCCAACAATCGACACTTACAAGACCCCGGCGAAGTCAAGGTGA
- a CDS encoding MOSC domain-containing protein: MLIEIGHVEAIFRYPVKSMAGERLEVANLGWYGLEGDRRLAFRRIQDRSGMPWLTASKLPDLVRFAPQRREDGAQGDLPTHIRTPDGVEMPVFGEDLAKEVGRRYGAPVEMMQLRHGIFDEACVSVIASDTVREIGRLAGRGLDTRRFRPNVVVRLLRPDPFSEDGWLGGVLSFGEGDDASAINVTMRDERCSMVNLDPDSASTATEVMKAVVRANQNNAGIYGAVTRIGRLAVGQTILFRAATEKRERG; encoded by the coding sequence ATGCTCATAGAAATCGGACATGTGGAGGCGATCTTCCGGTATCCCGTGAAGTCCATGGCTGGAGAACGACTCGAGGTCGCCAACCTGGGCTGGTACGGCCTCGAGGGCGACAGACGCCTGGCATTCCGGCGGATTCAAGACCGCAGCGGAATGCCATGGCTCACAGCAAGCAAGCTTCCCGACCTCGTCCGGTTTGCTCCGCAGCGCCGTGAAGACGGTGCTCAGGGAGACCTTCCTACGCATATTCGCACGCCGGATGGCGTGGAGATGCCTGTCTTCGGGGAGGACTTGGCCAAGGAGGTCGGACGCCGGTACGGGGCTCCCGTCGAGATGATGCAGTTGAGGCATGGCATCTTCGATGAAGCATGCGTCTCCGTGATCGCCTCTGATACGGTGCGCGAGATCGGGCGACTCGCAGGGCGGGGCCTTGACACCCGACGATTTCGCCCGAATGTTGTGGTTCGTTTACTGCGACCGGATCCCTTCTCGGAGGACGGATGGCTGGGCGGTGTGCTCTCATTCGGCGAGGGGGACGATGCTTCCGCCATCAACGTCACGATGCGCGACGAGCGCTGCTCGATGGTGAACCTTGATCCCGACTCAGCAAGTACCGCGACAGAAGTGATGAAAGCCGTCGTCCGTGCAAACCAGAACAACGCGGGAATCTACGGCGCGGTCACTCGCATCGGTCGACTGGCGGTCGGACAGACCATACTCTTCCGTGCGGCGACCGAGAAAAGGGAACGTGGGTGA
- a CDS encoding DUF4386 domain-containing protein, which yields MSTTLMMERTAETSPRIRSATSIGRIVGVLLLVHFAAGLIVPFVLLDRVRRPAGFLAGAAGSPVQVRAAVFLLFVGGAVAIGIAITAWPVFRRYSSAMALWLLALAVAAFALQAVDNGALLSILSLSQEYAKADAAKLDLFQVLAGVVGSARKWAHYTSLLVAVSWIFLLYSVLYRFRLVPRVLAAFGLVASMLQITGVTLRGLLGYSPETRLAMPLAPAYVALAVWLMVKGFDERHCPLQAEARGAEVAGA from the coding sequence ATGAGCACAACATTGATGATGGAACGGACTGCGGAAACGTCACCGCGGATCAGATCAGCAACGAGCATCGGCCGGATTGTCGGCGTGCTGTTGCTCGTGCACTTCGCCGCCGGACTTATAGTCCCGTTCGTGTTGCTGGACCGAGTCAGAAGGCCGGCAGGTTTCCTGGCAGGCGCGGCGGGGAGTCCTGTTCAGGTACGCGCGGCTGTGTTTCTCTTGTTCGTGGGCGGCGCGGTTGCGATCGGCATCGCCATCACGGCATGGCCGGTCTTTCGCCGGTACAGCTCTGCAATGGCGCTTTGGCTCCTGGCTCTTGCCGTGGCGGCTTTTGCGCTACAGGCCGTCGACAATGGCGCCTTGCTGTCCATACTGTCTTTGAGCCAGGAATACGCAAAGGCAGATGCTGCGAAACTCGACCTTTTTCAGGTGCTGGCCGGCGTGGTCGGGTCAGCCCGGAAGTGGGCACATTACACGTCGCTGCTTGTCGCAGTTAGTTGGATCTTCCTGCTCTACAGTGTGTTGTACCGCTTCAGGCTCGTTCCGCGCGTGCTCGCTGCGTTTGGGCTGGTCGCGAGCATGCTTCAGATCACTGGGGTCACATTGCGGGGCCTTTTGGGGTATTCGCCCGAAACGCGGTTGGCCATGCCATTGGCTCCGGCCTACGTGGCTCTGGCGGTGTGGCTGATGGTCAAGGGCTTCGATGAACGGCATTGCCCCCTTCAAGCCGAAGCACGAGGCGCTGAAGTCGCCGGGGCGTAG
- a CDS encoding ABC transporter permease has product MNTTAMGEVPVSAQTSAEIPPMRLLYWSVRRELWENRYLYLAPLAVAALILVGFAFGLVHLPDKLRAASALDAMQQHERIEQPYTFAALLLMFTTIVVGIFYCLDALYGERRDRSVLFWKSLPVSDLTTVLAKASIPLVVLPLLTFVVTVATQVDMLLLAGARLMGTGLSVWSHLSFGQMSWILFYHLVVGHGFSYAPFWGWLLLCSAWSKRAPLLWATLPLLAVGLVEKIAFNTAHFGHWLAYRFAGGPAAMPAHDTPMTIAALTPTPMQFLASPDFWFGLALTAVFLVAAVRLRRSQGPI; this is encoded by the coding sequence ATGAACACCACTGCCATGGGGGAAGTGCCGGTGAGCGCGCAGACCAGCGCCGAGATCCCGCCGATGCGGCTGCTGTACTGGTCCGTACGGCGCGAGTTGTGGGAGAACCGTTACCTCTACCTCGCGCCGCTCGCGGTCGCGGCGCTGATCCTGGTGGGTTTCGCGTTCGGCCTGGTGCACCTGCCGGACAAGCTGCGGGCGGCCTCGGCGCTCGACGCCATGCAGCAGCACGAGCGCATCGAGCAGCCGTACACCTTTGCCGCGCTGCTGCTGATGTTCACCACCATCGTCGTCGGAATCTTCTATTGTCTCGACGCGCTGTACGGCGAGCGTCGCGATCGCAGCGTCCTGTTCTGGAAGTCCCTGCCTGTCTCCGACCTGACCACCGTGCTCGCCAAGGCGAGCATTCCGTTGGTCGTCCTGCCGCTGCTGACGTTCGTGGTCACAGTGGCGACGCAGGTGGACATGCTGTTGCTGGCCGGCGCCAGGCTGATGGGAACCGGACTTAGCGTATGGTCCCACCTGTCCTTCGGGCAGATGTCGTGGATCCTGTTCTACCACCTCGTCGTGGGACATGGGTTCTCGTACGCGCCGTTCTGGGGCTGGCTGCTGCTGTGCTCCGCCTGGTCGAAGCGCGCACCGTTGCTGTGGGCTACGTTGCCGCTGCTGGCTGTGGGGCTGGTCGAGAAGATCGCCTTCAACACGGCGCACTTCGGCCACTGGCTCGCATACCGCTTCGCGGGCGGCCCGGCCGCCATGCCGGCTCATGACACCCCAATGACCATCGCCGCCCTCACGCCGACGCCCATGCAGTTCCTGGCCAGCCCCGACTTCTGGTTCGGCCTGGCGCTCACCGCGGTCTTCCTGGTCGCAGCAGTCCGCCTGCGCCGCTCTCAGGGACCGATCTGA
- a CDS encoding ABC transporter ATP-binding protein — protein MACIEARGLRKAYGTTVALDGVDLRVEEGRILGLIGPNGAGKTTALNAMLGLTAYQGELRVLGRDPWSERDQLVRDVCFIADVAVLPRWIRVSQALDYVAGVHPRFDRAKAEGFLAKTTIKRASKVRELSKGMVTQLHLALVMAIDARLLVLDEPTLGLDILFRKQFYDSLLNDYFDGNRTIVVATHQVEEVEHVLTDLMFIDRGRIVFDRSMEEVESRYLEVLVNPEQVAAARALKPMHERQVLGRSVMLFDGADRQRLAALGDVRTPSIADLFVAVVGGQAQGASQ, from the coding sequence ATGGCATGCATAGAAGCTCGCGGTCTGCGCAAGGCCTACGGCACAACGGTCGCGCTGGACGGCGTCGATCTGCGTGTCGAAGAGGGCCGCATCCTCGGGCTCATCGGCCCCAACGGCGCCGGCAAGACCACCGCGCTCAACGCGATGCTCGGCCTCACTGCCTACCAGGGTGAGCTGCGGGTGCTCGGGCGCGACCCGTGGAGCGAGCGCGATCAGCTGGTGCGCGATGTCTGCTTCATCGCCGACGTCGCGGTGCTGCCGCGCTGGATACGGGTCTCGCAGGCGCTCGATTACGTCGCCGGCGTGCATCCGCGATTCGATCGTGCGAAGGCGGAAGGTTTTCTTGCGAAGACCACCATCAAGCGCGCCAGCAAAGTCCGAGAGCTGTCGAAGGGCATGGTGACCCAACTGCACCTCGCTCTGGTCATGGCGATTGACGCGAGATTGCTGGTCCTGGACGAGCCGACGCTCGGCCTCGACATCCTCTTCCGCAAGCAGTTCTACGATTCCCTGCTCAACGACTACTTCGACGGCAACCGCACCATCGTCGTCGCGACCCACCAGGTCGAGGAGGTCGAGCACGTGCTCACGGATCTCATGTTCATCGACCGCGGCCGCATCGTCTTCGACCGCAGCATGGAGGAGGTCGAGTCGCGCTACCTGGAAGTGTTGGTGAATCCCGAGCAGGTGGCCGCGGCACGGGCTCTCAAGCCCATGCACGAGCGCCAGGTGCTGGGTCGCAGCGTCATGCTCTTCGATGGCGCCGACCGGCAGCGGCTCGCCGCGCTTGGCGACGTCCGCACGCCGAGCATCGCCGATCTGTTCGTCGCGGTGGTCGGCGGCCAGGCACAAGGAGCATCGCAATGA
- a CDS encoding GntR family transcriptional regulator, translating to MDREWNDSQPIYRQLRDRVVAMILDGVLKEGDPLPSVRNVAAEYRVNPLTVLKGYQQLVDEGLVESRRGRGMFINAGARNLLLQSERQKFLAEEWPRIQETIQRLGLTAEELLDGAPSQQPKSKAKKEEER from the coding sequence ATGGACCGTGAATGGAACGACAGTCAGCCGATCTACCGCCAGCTGCGCGACCGCGTGGTGGCGATGATCCTGGACGGCGTGCTGAAGGAAGGCGACCCGCTTCCCTCGGTGCGCAATGTCGCGGCGGAATATCGGGTGAATCCGCTCACGGTCCTCAAGGGCTATCAGCAACTGGTGGATGAGGGCCTAGTCGAGTCCCGGCGCGGCCGCGGCATGTTCATCAATGCCGGCGCGCGCAACCTGCTGCTCCAGAGCGAGCGCCAGAAGTTCCTCGCGGAAGAATGGCCCCGGATCCAAGAAACCATTCAGCGGCTCGGCCTGACCGCGGAAGAACTGCTGGACGGCGCCCCAAGCCAGCAGCCCAAGTCGAAAGCTAAGAAAGAGGAGGAGCGCTGA
- a CDS encoding porin family protein, with translation MRSTLVVTALILLCAATGFAQEYKADLFGGYSYLRSDPGFSLPAGNASGWEGAFTYNWNNWLALKADVSGHYCCDQTMHNFLFGPQINLGHGKLKPYLHGLVGVSHGTSTGGFSDTVLGFALGGGIDVKWTERLSVRIVQADYLGTRYADATQNNFRLSAGLVYRFGKK, from the coding sequence ATGAGAAGCACTCTGGTAGTCACAGCCTTGATCCTCCTGTGCGCGGCGACAGGCTTCGCCCAGGAGTACAAGGCGGACCTTTTCGGCGGGTACTCCTACCTGCGTTCCGACCCGGGCTTCAGTCTGCCCGCGGGGAACGCCAGCGGCTGGGAAGGCGCCTTCACTTATAACTGGAACAATTGGTTGGCGCTGAAGGCCGACGTCTCCGGCCACTACTGCTGCGACCAGACCATGCACAACTTCCTGTTCGGGCCGCAGATCAACCTGGGGCATGGGAAGTTGAAGCCGTACCTGCACGGGTTGGTGGGCGTCAGCCACGGCACCTCGACCGGAGGCTTCTCCGACACGGTGCTGGGGTTCGCGCTGGGGGGCGGGATCGACGTCAAGTGGACAGAGCGGTTGTCGGTGCGCATCGTGCAAGCCGATTACCTGGGGACGCGTTACGCCGACGCGACGCAGAACAACTTCCGCCTGTCGGCGGGCTTGGTGTACCGCTTCGGCAAGAAATAG
- a CDS encoding lactonase family protein, whose amino-acid sequence MNKQKLMVLVAFSCLLGVAVIIGCTTVGQGFLIPAGGVEAKFAFVVNGSADGSATPTINVYKVDPTTGALTQVVTAFDAGLASSSSAGVATVFIDADPTSRFIYVPLPEQGKIAVFSVDQSSGALAAVPGSPFASTAGNPYSAKLNPAGTVLYVTNYNDNTISTFSVDSAGKLTQIPPDLPLSSDPHLVVMDPKGRFLYVPNENGQFNGFTISPSNGALTAMNNGIPFDADNYSTGGTVDASGQFLLVANKYACDPGTVSVYKIDQNSGVPTEVTGEGSPFATTTGANDCGPYTVVEFMVGGQAYVAANNYNGTSNVAVFSLDTTSGKLKAVGGSPFVFNNWQWLHYIAVDPSGKFGYAVDFGTDCCDTGPSTITGVTIDSNGNLTQIPGSPFSNGTNAPTQIIITH is encoded by the coding sequence ATGAACAAGCAAAAACTGATGGTTCTAGTAGCTTTCTCTTGCCTGCTTGGAGTCGCGGTCATCATCGGGTGCACGACCGTGGGCCAGGGGTTCCTGATCCCGGCCGGCGGCGTGGAGGCGAAGTTCGCCTTCGTGGTCAACGGCAGCGCCGACGGTAGCGCCACTCCCACCATCAATGTCTACAAGGTGGATCCCACCACGGGCGCGCTGACGCAGGTGGTAACGGCATTCGACGCGGGCCTAGCCTCCAGCTCCAGCGCCGGAGTGGCTACGGTTTTCATCGACGCCGACCCGACCAGCCGGTTCATCTACGTGCCGCTGCCGGAGCAGGGCAAGATCGCCGTGTTCAGCGTGGACCAGTCGTCTGGCGCGCTGGCCGCCGTCCCAGGGTCGCCGTTCGCCAGTACTGCGGGCAATCCTTACTCGGCGAAGTTGAACCCCGCAGGAACCGTCCTGTACGTGACGAACTACAACGACAACACGATCTCCACCTTTTCCGTGGACAGCGCCGGCAAGCTGACGCAAATCCCACCTGACCTGCCCCTGTCCAGCGACCCACACCTGGTGGTGATGGACCCGAAGGGACGCTTCCTGTATGTGCCGAACGAAAACGGCCAGTTCAACGGCTTCACGATCAGCCCCAGTAACGGCGCCTTGACGGCGATGAACAACGGTATTCCATTCGACGCCGACAACTACAGCACCGGCGGGACAGTGGACGCCAGCGGACAATTCTTGCTGGTTGCCAACAAGTACGCCTGCGATCCGGGCACCGTCTCGGTGTACAAGATCGACCAGAACAGCGGCGTCCCCACGGAAGTGACCGGAGAAGGATCGCCCTTCGCGACTACCACAGGGGCTAACGACTGCGGTCCTTACACAGTAGTGGAGTTCATGGTTGGGGGGCAGGCTTATGTTGCCGCGAACAACTACAACGGCACCTCCAATGTCGCTGTGTTCAGCCTCGATACCACGAGTGGGAAGCTTAAGGCGGTCGGCGGGTCGCCGTTCGTGTTCAATAACTGGCAGTGGCTCCACTACATCGCGGTCGATCCGTCGGGTAAGTTCGGTTACGCCGTCGATTTCGGGACCGATTGTTGTGATACTGGTCCTTCGACCATCACCGGCGTCACCATCGACTCGAACGGGAACCTCACGCAGATCCCGGGGTCACCGTTCTCAAACGGGACGAACGCGCCAACGCAGATCATCATCACCCACTGA
- a CDS encoding SgcJ/EcaC family oxidoreductase codes for MRTVTFLLLLATSVVAQAPPQQQHQQQPHSTQPGKMRSFRGTPGDINLITAEMKAQEKAWNDRDAAGYVVDFIDAMQFTDLAGTVISGRNPFRDRLQQMFRTHFKGAHLRYEIREIRFVRPRVVVCDIDAEITNYKSLPPGATTRLGRPLRTRLKYILTKEARSWVIITGQETERREKDQK; via the coding sequence ATGCGAACAGTCACCTTTCTCCTGCTCCTCGCTACCAGTGTCGTGGCCCAAGCCCCTCCCCAGCAGCAACACCAACAGCAGCCACATTCGACGCAGCCCGGCAAGATGCGATCGTTCAGAGGCACGCCCGGGGACATCAATCTTATTACCGCCGAGATGAAAGCGCAGGAGAAAGCCTGGAACGACCGGGACGCCGCGGGCTACGTGGTCGACTTCATCGATGCGATGCAGTTCACGGACCTGGCGGGTACCGTCATCAGCGGCCGCAACCCGTTCCGGGATCGGCTTCAGCAGATGTTCCGCACGCATTTCAAGGGCGCGCACCTTAGGTACGAGATCCGCGAGATCCGCTTCGTGCGCCCGAGAGTCGTGGTCTGCGATATCGATGCAGAGATAACGAACTACAAGTCGTTGCCTCCCGGCGCCACCACCCGGCTCGGTCGCCCGCTGCGCACCCGCCTGAAGTACATCCTGACCAAGGAAGCCAGAAGTTGGGTGATCATCACCGGGCAGGAAACCGAGCGCAGAGAAAAAGACCAGAAATGA